The Geotalea uraniireducens Rf4 genome window below encodes:
- a CDS encoding FAD/NAD(P)-binding protein: MCDNKNIYLPHLATIEEIVDETPDVRTLRLVFQDEQVRENFSFRAGQFAEYSAFGAGESTFCIASSPTRKGYIECCFRATGRVTESLRQLEVGDTMGVRGPYGNSFPIEEFEGKSLVFVAGGIALPPLRTVIWNCLDLRDRFKDITIVYGARTEADLVYKRELEEWQERGDVNLVKTVDPGGNGPDWDGKVGFVPTILEEATPSAQNTIALVCGPPVMIKFTLPVLERLGFTDDAIYTTLENRMKCGLGKCGRCNVGNTYVCKDGPVFTAKQVKAMPQEF, from the coding sequence ATGTGCGATAACAAAAACATCTACCTCCCCCACCTCGCCACCATCGAAGAAATCGTCGACGAAACCCCGGACGTGCGTACGCTGCGCCTGGTCTTCCAGGATGAGCAGGTGCGGGAGAACTTCTCCTTCCGCGCCGGCCAGTTTGCCGAGTACTCGGCCTTCGGCGCCGGCGAATCCACCTTCTGCATCGCTTCCTCGCCGACCCGCAAGGGTTACATCGAGTGCTGTTTCAGGGCCACGGGACGGGTCACGGAGTCGCTGCGGCAACTGGAGGTGGGAGACACGATGGGGGTGCGCGGCCCTTACGGCAACTCGTTCCCCATCGAGGAGTTCGAGGGGAAAAGCCTCGTCTTCGTCGCCGGCGGCATCGCCCTCCCCCCGCTGCGAACGGTGATCTGGAACTGCCTCGACCTGAGGGACAGGTTCAAGGATATCACCATCGTCTACGGTGCCAGGACGGAGGCGGATCTGGTCTACAAGCGGGAGCTTGAGGAGTGGCAGGAGCGGGGGGACGTGAACCTGGTGAAGACGGTGGATCCGGGGGGGAACGGTCCCGACTGGGACGGCAAGGTCGGCTTTGTCCCCACCATCCTGGAAGAGGCGACGCCAAGCGCGCAAAACACCATCGCCCTTGTCTGCGGACCGCCGGTGATGATCAAGTTCACCCTGCCGGTGCTGGAGCGGCTCGGCTTTACCGATGACGCCATCTACACCACCCTGGAGAACCGGATGAAATGCGGCCTGGGCAAATGCGGCAGATGCAACGTGGGGAATACCTATGTCTGCAAGGACGGGCCGGTCTTCACCGCCAAGCAGGTGAAGGCTATGCCGCAGGAGTTCTAA
- a CDS encoding J domain-containing protein: MGDVDQDKELTDVILCYKAMGISIDDSPEQIERAYKLLTEEYRKNLASLDPAVREHARNSMVLVKEMYDKIKGSITYNAKAKECLKAGMREADGTKTSRAATAVKVEKSRLMNCPSCRNAISIGSKTCPICKARIYTKTEKILNQYFTKTTIIILCLFLLIGVLAGLGIMYPAQVRALAVNIADSIGIGGVK, encoded by the coding sequence ATGGGCGATGTTGATCAAGACAAAGAGCTGACGGATGTGATACTCTGCTATAAGGCAATGGGGATCTCGATCGATGATTCTCCCGAGCAGATTGAGCGGGCGTATAAGTTATTGACGGAGGAATACAGAAAAAACCTGGCGTCACTGGATCCGGCGGTGCGTGAGCACGCCAGAAACAGCATGGTGCTTGTCAAAGAGATGTACGACAAAATCAAGGGGTCGATTACTTATAATGCCAAGGCTAAAGAATGCCTGAAGGCAGGCATGAGAGAAGCAGATGGGACGAAAACCAGCAGAGCCGCCACTGCTGTAAAGGTGGAAAAAAGCCGCCTCATGAATTGCCCGTCGTGCAGGAATGCGATCAGCATAGGATCAAAGACCTGCCCCATCTGTAAAGCTCGGATTTATACCAAAACGGAAAAGATCCTTAACCAGTATTTTACGAAAACAACGATCATCATTCTTTGTCTTTTCCTGTTGATAGGCGTTCTGGCAGGTTTAGGCATCATGTACCCGGCGCAGGTCAGGGCGTTGGCAGTCAATATCGCGGACAGCATCGGTATCGGTGGGGTGAAGTGA
- a CDS encoding radical SAM/SPASM domain-containing protein codes for MNSNQGMQSPLSPPALPPHRRAYPSKLFVEATTRCNLGCFMCVKQTDGCGMTEGDLTPGIFAAVEPALPHLEALILNGIGEPLLNPHLAEFIRKAKRLMPATGWIGFQSNGLLLTNLRAISLVEAGLDRICLSMDAASPETFRKVREGSDIPDIEHAMAALNAAKERCNRPEVRVGIEFVLMRSNLGELPAALRWAAEHGATFAVVTHVLPYDDQHADEAAYGSCSAAAIALFGSYRAIAAQQGLDIYRYFEARWKYRRNPDEQKLVAVIEAMKAEADARDIFVDMKKLLQLDTRRIEDVVAVFAQARAVALECGLDLRLPEVTLREKRHCSFVEDGGAFISWEGNVSPCYFLWHRYRCFASGWHQQVQPKVFGNLAEQGMLEIWNDPAFRSFREQVVDYDYPDCSSCTLAPCDYVQTERFEQDCHIRDIPCGACLWCMGIFQCLQ; via the coding sequence ATGAACAGCAATCAAGGAATGCAGTCACCATTGTCCCCCCCTGCCCTGCCTCCTCATCGAAGGGCCTATCCGAGCAAGCTCTTTGTCGAAGCCACCACGCGCTGCAACCTCGGCTGTTTCATGTGCGTCAAACAGACCGATGGCTGCGGGATGACCGAGGGGGACCTGACGCCTGGCATCTTCGCCGCAGTGGAACCCGCCCTTCCCCATCTCGAAGCGCTGATACTCAACGGCATCGGGGAACCGCTGCTTAATCCGCATCTGGCGGAATTCATCCGCAAGGCCAAAAGGCTAATGCCCGCAACGGGCTGGATCGGCTTCCAATCCAACGGGCTGCTGCTCACCAACCTCCGGGCCATTTCCCTGGTCGAAGCGGGCCTGGACCGTATCTGCCTCTCCATGGACGCTGCATCACCTGAAACGTTCCGTAAGGTCCGGGAAGGTAGCGACATTCCCGACATCGAACACGCGATGGCAGCGCTCAACGCAGCCAAGGAGCGCTGCAACAGGCCGGAAGTCCGGGTAGGAATCGAATTCGTACTCATGCGGAGCAATCTCGGGGAACTCCCAGCCGCGCTCCGCTGGGCCGCTGAGCATGGCGCCACCTTCGCCGTCGTGACCCATGTTCTTCCCTACGACGACCAGCACGCGGACGAGGCCGCCTATGGCTCATGCTCAGCCGCTGCAATCGCCCTGTTCGGCAGCTACAGGGCGATTGCAGCGCAACAAGGGCTGGATATCTACCGGTATTTCGAAGCACGCTGGAAGTACCGGAGAAATCCCGATGAACAGAAGCTGGTGGCCGTTATCGAGGCCATGAAGGCTGAAGCGGATGCGCGCGACATCTTCGTTGACATGAAAAAGCTTCTCCAACTGGATACCCGCCGGATTGAGGATGTTGTTGCGGTATTTGCCCAGGCCCGGGCAGTCGCCCTGGAGTGTGGCCTCGATCTCAGACTGCCGGAGGTCACCCTGCGGGAAAAGCGCCATTGCAGCTTCGTTGAAGACGGAGGCGCCTTCATTTCCTGGGAAGGGAATGTTTCCCCCTGCTATTTTCTTTGGCACCGCTACCGCTGCTTTGCCAGCGGCTGGCACCAGCAGGTGCAGCCCAAAGTGTTCGGCAACCTGGCTGAGCAGGGCATGCTGGAAATTTGGAACGATCCGGCCTTCCGGTCATTCCGGGAACAGGTGGTCGACTATGATTACCCTGATTGCTCCAGTTGCACCCTCGCCCCCTGCGACTACGTCCAGACCGAACGATTCGAACAGGACTGCCACATCAGAGATATCCCCTGTGGCGCCTGCCTCTGGTGCATGGGAATCTTTCAGTGTCTCCAGTGA
- a CDS encoding outer membrane lipoprotein LolB has protein sequence MSSSISRFFISVTILFFAGCATIQKPLSGIVPGREAETLQSSISISVKTADRSTGGRGYLIFKQPDRFHLAVLSPFGLTLLEVFSDSERFTCLIPSKQTAYSGLLSELPDRGGLKSLAMMKWVVERPPQTGPSSDSMDIPMADGRRERIYFDRNGLMQRKVTDDGDEVVYKDYQNVNGVAFPASIELGNRRGDTVRIVFDEPEINQTVEDVALTPNLQGVTVLPLTDFKGF, from the coding sequence GTGTCCAGTAGCATTTCCCGATTTTTCATTTCGGTCACCATTCTCTTCTTTGCCGGTTGCGCCACCATACAGAAGCCGCTCAGCGGCATAGTGCCCGGCAGGGAGGCGGAAACCCTCCAGTCCTCCATTTCCATCTCCGTCAAGACCGCAGACCGGAGCACCGGCGGCCGTGGTTACCTGATCTTCAAGCAACCCGACCGGTTTCACCTGGCCGTCCTCTCGCCGTTCGGCCTTACCCTGCTCGAAGTATTCAGCGACAGCGAGCGGTTTACCTGCCTCATCCCTTCGAAACAGACTGCCTACAGCGGCCTTTTGTCCGAATTGCCCGACCGTGGCGGTTTGAAAAGCCTGGCGATGATGAAATGGGTGGTGGAGCGTCCGCCGCAGACCGGTCCGTCGTCGGATTCAATGGACATACCCATGGCCGACGGTCGCAGGGAGCGGATCTATTTCGACCGCAACGGGCTTATGCAGCGGAAGGTAACCGACGATGGCGACGAAGTTGTCTACAAAGATTACCAGAACGTAAACGGAGTGGCATTTCCTGCTTCGATCGAGCTCGGCAACCGTCGCGGCGATACGGTGCGGATAGTTTTTGACGAACCGGAAATCAACCAGACGGTGGAGGATGTTGCCCTGACACCCAACCTCCAGGGGGTCACGGTCCTTCCCCTTACCGACTTTAAAGGGTTTTAG
- a CDS encoding CoB--CoM heterodisulfide reductase iron-sulfur subunit A family protein: MSRIGVFVCHCGENISRTVDVERVAREAGALSGVAFATDYKYMCSDPGQNLLKKAVAEHNLDGIVVAACSPRMHEKTFRKAAQSAGLNPFLCEMANIREHCSWVHEDREEATAKASEIVAMLVERVKKDKKLAPITVPITKRSLVIGGGIAGIQAALDIADAGHQVVLVEREPSIGGHMAQLSETFPTLDCSQCIMTPKMVDVANHPNITLHTYSEIENVDGYIGNFQITIKKKARSVDMAKCTGCGICMAKCPQKKIPNAFDRNMGMRPAIYVPFPQAVPNTPVIDRENCTWFKTGKCGVCQKVCGPGAVDYTQEDELIVEKVGAIVVATGFELYDITEKPKGSPIKGYGEFGHGKIPDVIDGMTFERLASASGPTGGKILRPSDGKEPKQVVFIQCVGSRAREKGISYCSKICCMYTAKHTMLYKHKVHDGQAYVFFMDARTPGKGYDEFWRRAVEEEEAGYIRGMVSRLYQKGDKVVVMGSDISVGVQVEIEADLVVLATAVQPRQGADTLAQKLGISYDKYNFYSEAHAKLRPVECATAGIYLAGACQGPKDIPDTVSQASAAAAKVMTLFSRDELEREPIVAKVNEKNCVACFYCKKVCPYGAVEEKEIRDRNGNLIRVVAYVNPGVCGGCGTCQATCPSKSVELDGYTDEQIVAMIEAL; the protein is encoded by the coding sequence ATGTCCAGAATCGGCGTATTCGTCTGCCACTGTGGTGAAAACATATCCAGAACCGTTGACGTGGAACGGGTAGCCCGGGAAGCGGGAGCGCTCTCCGGCGTCGCTTTTGCCACCGACTACAAGTACATGTGCTCCGACCCGGGGCAAAACCTGCTCAAAAAGGCCGTTGCCGAGCACAATCTCGACGGCATCGTCGTTGCCGCCTGCTCCCCGCGGATGCACGAGAAGACCTTCAGGAAAGCTGCCCAGAGCGCGGGTCTGAACCCCTTTTTGTGCGAGATGGCCAACATCCGCGAGCACTGCTCCTGGGTCCACGAGGACCGGGAAGAAGCCACGGCCAAGGCGAGCGAGATCGTCGCCATGCTGGTCGAGCGGGTGAAGAAGGACAAGAAACTTGCACCCATCACCGTCCCGATCACCAAAAGGTCGCTCGTCATCGGCGGCGGCATCGCCGGCATCCAGGCAGCCCTGGACATCGCCGACGCCGGCCACCAGGTGGTGCTGGTCGAGCGGGAGCCCTCCATCGGCGGCCACATGGCCCAGCTCTCCGAGACCTTCCCGACCCTGGACTGCTCCCAGTGCATCATGACCCCGAAGATGGTCGACGTGGCCAACCACCCGAACATCACCCTTCATACCTACAGCGAGATCGAGAACGTCGACGGCTACATCGGCAACTTCCAGATCACCATCAAGAAGAAGGCCCGCAGCGTCGACATGGCCAAGTGCACCGGCTGCGGGATCTGCATGGCCAAGTGCCCGCAGAAGAAGATCCCCAACGCCTTTGACCGGAATATGGGAATGCGCCCCGCCATCTACGTCCCCTTCCCCCAGGCCGTCCCCAACACCCCGGTCATCGACCGGGAGAACTGCACCTGGTTCAAGACCGGCAAGTGCGGGGTCTGCCAGAAGGTCTGCGGCCCCGGAGCCGTTGACTACACCCAGGAAGATGAACTCATCGTGGAAAAGGTCGGGGCCATCGTCGTCGCCACCGGCTTCGAGCTCTACGACATCACCGAAAAGCCCAAGGGCTCCCCGATCAAGGGGTATGGCGAATTCGGCCACGGCAAGATCCCCGACGTCATCGACGGCATGACCTTCGAGCGGCTCGCCTCGGCATCCGGCCCCACCGGCGGCAAGATCCTCCGCCCCTCAGACGGCAAGGAACCGAAACAGGTGGTCTTCATCCAATGCGTCGGCTCCCGCGCCAGGGAAAAGGGGATCTCCTACTGCTCCAAGATCTGCTGCATGTACACCGCCAAGCACACCATGCTCTACAAGCACAAGGTGCACGACGGCCAGGCCTATGTCTTCTTCATGGACGCGAGAACACCGGGCAAGGGATACGACGAGTTCTGGCGGCGGGCCGTGGAGGAAGAAGAAGCGGGCTACATCCGCGGCATGGTCTCCCGCCTCTACCAGAAGGGGGACAAGGTCGTGGTCATGGGGAGCGACATCTCGGTCGGGGTCCAGGTGGAGATCGAGGCGGATCTGGTAGTCCTGGCCACCGCGGTCCAGCCAAGGCAAGGCGCCGACACCCTGGCCCAGAAGCTGGGGATCTCCTACGACAAGTACAACTTCTACTCCGAGGCCCACGCCAAACTCCGCCCCGTTGAATGCGCCACAGCCGGAATTTATCTCGCCGGCGCCTGCCAGGGGCCGAAAGATATCCCCGACACCGTCTCCCAGGCGAGTGCCGCCGCAGCCAAGGTGATGACCCTCTTCTCCAGGGACGAGCTCGAAAGAGAGCCGATCGTCGCCAAGGTGAACGAGAAAAATTGCGTCGCCTGCTTCTACTGCAAGAAGGTCTGCCCCTACGGCGCGGTAGAGGAAAAGGAGATCAGGGACAGAAACGGCAACCTGATAAGAGTCGTGGCCTACGTCAACCCCGGCGTCTGCGGCGGCTGCGGCACCTGCCAGGCCACCTGCCCGTCCAAATCGGTGGAGCTGGACGGCTATACCGATGAACAGATCGTGGCGATGATAGAAGCGTTATAA
- a CDS encoding 4Fe-4S dicluster domain-containing protein, with translation MTNTAQQLDTTPLVDTGYYAAVTEAIRAEAARLLTDGTVAAVIGYQAGKRKGTAMPAIITDPARANDLIFSPACVNNLALYLTKAKKDIRKTGKVAIVAKGCDMRALAGLMGESQLKREDVHIIAVACAGVKGSGAATGEPLTTANIAKKCRECTVREPKGADSVAGSLPSLPELSPVEAEELARLEAMTPRERWSFWKEHFSRCVRCLACRSICPFCYCEQCMCDRNRPQAVETSPRPAGNMAWHIVRAMHLSGRCAGCAECERACPMDIPLNLLNRKMAKELKELYGHEAGLEPKEKGPLAEYREDDDQSFIK, from the coding sequence ATGACCAACACAGCACAACAACTCGACACAACCCCGCTGGTGGACACCGGCTACTACGCTGCCGTTACCGAGGCGATCCGGGCGGAGGCCGCCAGGCTCCTGACCGACGGTACCGTAGCCGCGGTGATCGGCTACCAGGCGGGCAAGAGGAAAGGCACGGCCATGCCTGCCATCATCACCGACCCTGCCCGGGCGAATGACCTGATCTTCTCCCCGGCCTGCGTCAACAACCTGGCCCTCTACCTGACCAAGGCGAAGAAGGATATCCGGAAGACGGGAAAGGTGGCGATCGTCGCCAAGGGGTGCGATATGCGTGCCCTGGCGGGACTGATGGGTGAATCCCAGCTGAAGCGGGAGGACGTCCACATCATCGCCGTTGCCTGCGCCGGGGTGAAGGGGAGCGGCGCCGCAACCGGCGAGCCGCTGACCACCGCCAACATCGCGAAGAAATGCCGGGAGTGCACGGTACGCGAGCCGAAAGGAGCCGATTCTGTCGCCGGCAGTCTCCCCTCCCTGCCGGAATTGTCCCCGGTGGAAGCTGAGGAGCTGGCACGGCTCGAAGCGATGACACCCCGGGAGCGCTGGTCGTTCTGGAAGGAACATTTCTCCCGCTGCGTGCGCTGTCTGGCCTGCCGGAGCATCTGCCCCTTCTGCTACTGCGAACAGTGCATGTGCGACCGTAACCGCCCCCAGGCGGTTGAGACAAGCCCGCGTCCGGCGGGAAACATGGCGTGGCACATCGTCCGGGCCATGCACCTCTCCGGCCGTTGCGCGGGGTGCGCCGAATGCGAGCGAGCCTGCCCGATGGACATTCCGCTGAACCTCCTCAACCGGAAGATGGCAAAGGAGCTGAAAGAGCTCTACGGTCATGAGGCGGGGCTTGAGCCGAAGGAGAAGGGGCCTTTGGCGGAGTACAGAGAGGACGACGATCAGTCGTTCATAAAATAA
- a CDS encoding hydrogenase iron-sulfur subunit, which yields MKHDFEPKIVAFVCTWCTYAGADLAGTSRMQYPSNVRVVKFPCTGRIDPVFILKAFQKGADGVLVSGCHPGDCHYMAGNFHARRRFAAFRKLLEFVGVDLSRLQFSWVSAAEGGKWVEVVTELTERVRAMGPMLEFKELEIEECWSGKIDTPELKEAYNNI from the coding sequence ATGAAACACGACTTCGAACCAAAGATAGTAGCCTTCGTCTGCACCTGGTGCACCTACGCCGGGGCGGACCTGGCCGGCACCAGCCGAATGCAGTACCCTTCAAACGTGAGGGTCGTCAAGTTCCCCTGCACCGGCCGCATCGATCCGGTCTTCATCCTCAAGGCCTTCCAGAAAGGGGCCGACGGGGTGCTCGTCTCCGGCTGCCATCCGGGGGACTGCCACTACATGGCCGGCAACTTCCACGCCCGCCGTCGTTTCGCCGCCTTCAGGAAGCTCCTGGAATTCGTCGGCGTAGATCTCTCGCGCCTCCAGTTCTCCTGGGTCTCCGCAGCCGAAGGGGGGAAGTGGGTCGAGGTGGTGACCGAGCTCACCGAGCGTGTCCGGGCCATGGGGCCGATGCTTGAATTCAAGGAGCTGGAGATTGAGGAGTGCTGGTCGGGGAAGATTGATACCCCGGAGCTTAAAGAAGCGTACAACAACATTTAA
- a CDS encoding 4Fe-4S dicluster domain-containing protein: MPKTITEQNLRLLVDTLLKEGARVVAPKQAGTMALYEPLKSGDELALGALPRRSAKETFFPLCETILTFEKDKGGVRVNDVDPASFPETVLLCARPCDAAAPSILDAVFSWDYNDEFYLERRRKTTIIGLACTTADDACFCTAVGLSPADTRGSDLFLTPLEGGGYAAQAVTDKGKELLEKRAQFFSDAGSAKPLPPAEPAGESLDLEKIKSWLDNNFENPLWTEIADRCAGCGACAFLCPACHCFDIVDEGTEAKGARRKSWDACGFAKFTNHASGHNPRDMQNKRYRNRIMHKFKYYGDKFGQTLCTGCGRCIRACPVGIDIKAVLDEINSK, from the coding sequence ATGCCGAAAACAATAACCGAACAGAACCTCCGTCTCCTCGTCGATACCCTGCTGAAAGAAGGGGCAAGAGTAGTCGCCCCGAAGCAGGCGGGCACCATGGCCCTCTATGAGCCGCTTAAAAGTGGCGACGAGCTGGCGCTCGGCGCCCTTCCGCGCAGGTCCGCCAAGGAAACGTTCTTCCCCCTCTGCGAGACCATCCTCACCTTTGAAAAGGACAAGGGCGGTGTGAGGGTAAACGACGTGGACCCGGCCTCCTTCCCGGAAACCGTGCTGCTCTGCGCCCGGCCGTGCGATGCGGCAGCTCCGTCGATCCTCGATGCGGTCTTCTCCTGGGATTACAACGACGAGTTTTACCTGGAGAGGCGCAGAAAAACGACCATTATCGGGCTTGCCTGCACGACTGCCGATGACGCCTGTTTCTGCACCGCTGTCGGTCTTTCCCCGGCGGATACCAGGGGCTCGGACCTGTTCCTCACCCCGCTTGAGGGTGGCGGTTACGCAGCCCAAGCCGTCACCGACAAGGGGAAGGAGCTTCTGGAGAAACGGGCGCAGTTCTTCAGCGACGCCGGTTCGGCAAAGCCGCTGCCGCCGGCCGAACCGGCGGGAGAATCGCTCGACCTGGAAAAGATAAAGAGCTGGCTCGACAACAACTTCGAGAACCCGCTCTGGACGGAGATCGCCGATCGGTGCGCCGGTTGCGGCGCCTGCGCCTTCCTCTGCCCGGCCTGCCACTGCTTCGACATAGTGGACGAGGGGACCGAGGCCAAGGGGGCCAGGCGGAAGAGCTGGGACGCCTGCGGCTTTGCCAAGTTCACCAACCACGCCTCGGGGCACAACCCGCGGGATATGCAGAACAAGCGTTACAGAAACAGGATCATGCACAAGTTCAAGTATTACGGCGACAAGTTCGGCCAGACGCTCTGCACCGGCTGCGGCAGGTGCATTCGTGCCTGTCCGGTCGGGATCGATATCAAGGCGGTATTGGACGAAATCAACAGCAAATAA
- a CDS encoding CoB--CoM heterodisulfide reductase iron-sulfur subunit B family protein, whose protein sequence is MNSTNSKLTYSYYPGCSLHASGKEYDISTRGLFKALKIGLKEVPDWLCCGATPAHNVDELLSLSLCAKNLSLADEVKGDLAVACAACFSRLKTTQHRLADNPEKRKQVEHAIAGSVPEKKVKHLLEILAKDYGLEQLQEAVQKPLSGLKVACYYGCLLTRPPEVPELDCTEAPTIMERVIGATGAETVAWSHRLECCGANFTLSRPGVVLKLSGDILASAKAAGADCLMVACPLCHGNLDIRQKEIEEATGTRYNMPVFYMTQLLALAVGVPAAKLGFNSMMVSPLPLLKEKNLL, encoded by the coding sequence ATGAACTCTACAAACTCAAAACTCACCTACTCCTACTATCCCGGCTGCTCACTGCACGCCTCGGGCAAGGAGTACGACATATCCACCCGCGGTCTGTTCAAGGCGCTGAAGATCGGTCTCAAGGAAGTGCCGGACTGGCTCTGCTGCGGCGCCACCCCGGCCCACAACGTGGACGAACTGTTGTCGCTCTCCCTGTGCGCCAAGAACCTCTCCCTGGCCGACGAAGTCAAGGGGGACCTGGCAGTCGCCTGCGCCGCCTGCTTCTCCAGACTCAAGACCACCCAGCACAGACTGGCCGACAACCCGGAGAAGCGCAAGCAGGTGGAGCACGCCATTGCCGGCAGCGTACCGGAGAAGAAGGTCAAGCACCTGCTGGAGATCCTGGCCAAAGACTACGGCCTGGAGCAACTCCAGGAAGCGGTGCAAAAGCCCCTCTCCGGCCTCAAGGTAGCCTGCTACTACGGCTGCCTCCTCACCCGGCCCCCAGAAGTGCCGGAACTGGACTGCACCGAAGCCCCGACCATCATGGAGCGGGTCATCGGCGCCACCGGAGCCGAGACCGTCGCCTGGAGCCACCGGCTCGAGTGCTGCGGCGCCAACTTCACCCTGTCGCGCCCCGGCGTGGTATTGAAGCTTTCGGGCGACATCCTCGCCTCGGCCAAAGCGGCCGGCGCCGACTGCCTCATGGTCGCCTGTCCGCTTTGCCACGGCAACCTGGACATCCGCCAGAAGGAGATCGAAGAGGCCACCGGCACCCGTTACAACATGCCGGTCTTCTACATGACCCAGCTCCTGGCCCTGGCCGTCGGGGTTCCAGCAGCCAAACTCGGCTTCAACAGCATGATGGTCAGTCCCTTGCCGTTATTAAAAGAAAAGAACCTACTGTAG
- a CDS encoding ribbon-helix-helix protein, CopG family — translation MGKQKKKIVSNVVCVRVSDNEMECIRELMKVTKKNASSVLREAVKSIIMPAA, via the coding sequence ATGGGAAAACAGAAAAAGAAAATCGTGAGCAATGTTGTCTGTGTCCGGGTGAGCGACAACGAAATGGAATGTATTCGGGAACTCATGAAGGTTACCAAGAAGAACGCTTCTTCCGTGTTGCGAGAGGCTGTTAAAAGCATTATAATGCCGGCTGCCTGA